One genomic segment of Mytilus galloprovincialis chromosome 5, xbMytGall1.hap1.1, whole genome shotgun sequence includes these proteins:
- the LOC143074100 gene encoding uncharacterized protein LOC143074100, which produces MDTPDEVETKRLRTLTVRAMENYKEKVKAYHAKLLEKRQAVEASLAYLEEQTGDIQILGQVRETLVEVLNHYYELCKEFCEYLSPQNTEQSNSELLVQKSVFQTIAKEVDLAIKFIDEQTSHSTKIETENSSTAHLVKEDEPQLTIRKESPVHHSSLHGSLHDQGNSSHKIQGHKSHSSSSHKAKGSDGGRSSNYTHSHSSQGSRSSKSILLDKTARAEAAKAKLKFIEEEEKLVRKQNELELEVQKQRSELKSNLNILKHKREIAEAEAELTAVKEILDEENAIDSNWKDREHRNYLRFVWFKDNTVTEPLTEYRMKVHVFGNSPSPAVANYGLRKAVCDHTDLDTCDDSLHVYREV; this is translated from the exons ATGGACACGCCAGATGAAGTAGAAACAAAACGGCTGAGAACACTTACAGTTAGGGCAATGGAAAACTATAAAGAAAAGGTTAAAGCATATCATGCTAAACTATTAGAAAAGAGACAAGCAGTTGAGGCATCATTAGCCTATCTGGAGGAACAAACAGGAGATATACAaattctaggacaggttagagaAACTCTTGTGGAAGTACTTAACCATTATTATGAACTTTGCAAAGAATTCTGTGAATACTTGTCACCTCAAAATACGGAACAAAGTAATAGTGAATTATTAGTACAAAAATCTGTGTTTCAAACAATAGCTAAAGAAGTAGATCTAGCAATTAAATTCATTGATGAGCAAACAAGTCATAGTACCAAGATCGAAACAGAGAATAGCTCAACAGCACATCTAGTCAAAGAGGATGAGCCTCAATTAACAATTAGGAAAGAGAGTCCAGTTCATCATTCTAGTCTTCATGGTTCTTTACATGATCAAGGCAATTCTAGTCATAAGATCCAAGGACATAAGTCACATTCTAGTTCTAGTCATAAAGCTAAAGGTAGTGATGGAGGTCGTTCTTCAAATTACACTCACAGTCATTCTAGTCAGGGAAGTCGCTCGAGCAAGTCAATTCTTCTAGACAAAACAGCTAGAGCTGAAGCTGCTAAGGCAAAACTTAAATTCATAGAAGAGGAAGAGAAATTAGTAAGAAAACAAAATGAGTTAGAATTAGAAGTCCAAAAACAAAGATCAGAACTTAAATCAAACTTAaacattttgaaacataaaaGAGAGATTGCAGAAGCCGAGGCAGAATTAACAGCAGTTAAGGAAATTTTAGATGAGGAAAATGCAATAGATAGCAATTGGAAGGACAGAG AACACAGGAACTACTTAAGATTTGTATGGTTTAAGGACAACACTGTAACAGAACCACTGACTGAATATCGAATGAAAGTTCACGTGTTTGGGAATTCACCTTCCCCAGCTGTAGCTAATTATGGTTTACGCAAAGCTGTTTGCGATCACACAGATTTAGACACATGTGATGAT AGTCTACATGTCTACAGAGAAGTTTAG